Proteins encoded within one genomic window of Pongo pygmaeus isolate AG05252 chromosome 6, NHGRI_mPonPyg2-v2.0_pri, whole genome shotgun sequence:
- the LOC129041486 gene encoding LOW QUALITY PROTEIN: proline-rich protein 13-like (The sequence of the model RefSeq protein was modified relative to this genomic sequence to represent the inferred CDS: inserted 2 bases in 1 codon; substituted 1 base at 1 genomic stop codon), which produces MCNPNAQLPGPNPYPPNIRYPGGSNHANLPPTNTIFPPGPFSPQPGAPQGNPAFPPGGPPHPVLXPGYSGCXYPPLYPPPAPGMPPVNPLAPDMLGQGVIVDKKMQKKRKKAHKKMHKHQKHGPHSPSSSSSSNSDLTEYRLWTLYSDPTRDCKKELQIMRELLCQNWPKQLLQERAALCKQHKAVLMSRLVMGLKHPNTIQEDLNAICGWGCVETGAVAALVCHGPTTDALVLCCFTSSELSMALSLSHHACYLMLLLCE; this is translated from the exons ATGTGCAATCCCAATGCCCAGCTGCCAGGTCCAAATCCATATCCCCCCAACATCAGGTACCCTGGAGGTTCCAATCATGCCAACCTACCACCTACCAATACAATCTTTCCTCCAGGCCCCTTTTCTCCCCAACCAGGAGCTCCCCAGGGAAATCCAGCTTTCCCTCCAGGTGGGCCCCCTCATCCTGTGCTATAGCCAGGGTATTCAGGATG CTACCCTCCTTTATACCCACCACCTGCCCCTGGAATGCCTCCTGTGAATCCCTTGGCTCCTGACATGTTAGGACAAGGAGTGATAGTGGACAAGAAGATgcagaag aaaaggaagaaagctcATAAAAAGATGCACAAGCACCAGAAGCATGGCCCGcattccccctcttcctcctcctcttccaacAGTGACCTGACTGAATACAGGCTCTGGACCCTGTATTCGGACCCT ACCCGGGATTGTAAGAAGGAGCTGCAGATAATGAGGGAACTGCTCTGCCAGAACTGGCCTAAGCAGCTGCTTCAAGAAAGAGCC GCCCTGTGTAAACAACACAAGGCAGTGCTAATGAGCAGGCTAGTAATGGGCCTCAAGCACCCCAATACCATCCAGGAAGATCTGAATGCCATCTGTGGCTGGGGCTGTGTGGAGACAGGGGCTGTGGCTGCCTTGGTTTGTCATGGCCCCACCACAGATGCACTTGTCCTGTGCTGCTTCACCAGCAGCGAGCTGTCCATGGCCCTGAGCCTGTCACACCATGCTTGCTACCTCATGCTGCTCTTGTGTGAATAA